One genomic segment of Paraburkholderia hospita includes these proteins:
- a CDS encoding SphA family protein yields MPFFEFGGCCRSIGVTLVASATLASSWTTTTHATEGGGSNYPVGVNTLLSGVQPPPGSHIYVYLQAYEATTLEGNNGSPTASVSEFSLHAQAAAFRLSHVWRDVTFLGATLESRTNIPFVNLDLHFDAHTPKGTVYKSGTATGLSDLTVGPLFLGWHLGNLHQILGLEFFLPTGSYDTSRLVNPGRHYYSMQPNYAVTWMPVPNVEFSARALYSINSVNHATDYHSGNEFIVDYNAGFRFTPMWQIGVSGYFYRQVTDDTQHGQSVNGNGNRGEVLAVGPSIAYGTRKFSVALKYQREMMARNRPEGNRIWLQMYMPFQ; encoded by the coding sequence ATGCCTTTTTTCGAGTTTGGCGGCTGTTGTCGTTCGATAGGTGTCACCCTGGTGGCGAGCGCCACGCTTGCGTCAAGCTGGACAACGACCACGCATGCCACGGAAGGCGGCGGGAGCAACTATCCCGTCGGCGTGAACACGCTACTTTCGGGCGTTCAGCCTCCCCCGGGCAGCCACATCTATGTCTATCTGCAGGCATACGAGGCAACGACGCTCGAAGGCAATAACGGAAGCCCGACCGCCAGCGTATCGGAGTTCTCACTGCACGCGCAGGCGGCAGCTTTCAGACTGTCCCATGTCTGGCGGGATGTAACGTTCCTCGGTGCAACCCTCGAGTCGCGGACGAATATTCCATTTGTGAATCTCGATCTGCACTTCGACGCGCACACGCCGAAAGGTACGGTCTACAAAAGCGGCACAGCGACCGGATTGTCGGACCTGACTGTCGGGCCACTCTTCCTCGGATGGCATCTCGGCAACCTGCATCAAATCCTGGGCCTCGAGTTCTTCTTGCCGACGGGCAGTTACGACACAAGCCGGCTCGTGAACCCGGGGCGGCACTACTACTCGATGCAGCCGAACTACGCCGTCACGTGGATGCCAGTGCCGAATGTGGAGTTCAGTGCTCGTGCGCTTTACAGCATCAATTCCGTCAACCACGCAACCGACTATCACTCGGGGAACGAGTTTATCGTCGACTACAACGCCGGGTTTCGCTTCACTCCGATGTGGCAGATCGGGGTGAGTGGCTATTTCTATAGACAGGTGACAGACGATACACAGCACGGTCAGTCGGTAAATGGCAACGGGAACCGCGGAGAGGTTCTTGCTGTGGGCCCGTCGATCGCCTACGGCACACGTAAGTTCTCTGTGGCGCTCAAGTACCAGCGCGAAATGATGGCTCGCAATCGGCCAGAAGGGAATCGGATCTGGCTGCAGATGTATATGCCTTTTCAATAG